One window of Chloroflexus aggregans DSM 9485 genomic DNA carries:
- a CDS encoding lysophospholipid acyltransferase family protein produces the protein MSLYRSRHVAARFIPVLFRSFVRIYVRPRVEGIEHIPREGAFIIAANHTSHADTAVIYTVLPREVRSRFVAAAAQDYFFKGGAMQFLSRILFNAIPVARDRRGGQDPLRHAARALREGYALLLFPEGTRSTTGEIGPFRSGIGRLIAEFPGTPVIPTYVGGTLRVMPKGKIIPRPYRVTVRFGEPLYLKAHPKLRATWQTAADEVREAIVQLSGMALAHSVDASSEQAD, from the coding sequence ATGAGTCTCTACCGTAGCCGCCATGTCGCGGCCCGTTTTATTCCGGTGCTTTTCCGCAGCTTTGTGCGGATCTATGTACGACCGCGAGTCGAGGGTATCGAGCATATCCCACGCGAAGGCGCGTTTATCATTGCTGCTAACCATACTAGCCACGCCGACACTGCGGTTATTTATACGGTCTTGCCGCGTGAAGTCCGATCGCGCTTCGTCGCCGCTGCTGCGCAAGATTATTTCTTCAAGGGTGGAGCGATGCAGTTCCTGTCGCGTATTCTGTTCAACGCGATACCGGTTGCGCGCGACCGACGCGGTGGGCAAGACCCACTTCGCCACGCCGCCCGTGCATTACGTGAAGGGTATGCCCTCCTTCTTTTTCCTGAAGGTACCCGCAGCACAACCGGCGAAATCGGTCCATTCCGCAGCGGGATTGGGCGTTTGATCGCCGAGTTTCCCGGGACGCCGGTTATTCCAACGTATGTTGGTGGCACCCTTCGGGTGATGCCCAAAGGCAAGATAATTCCACGGCCTTATCGAGTCACCGTTCGTTTTGGTGAACCGCTGTACCTCAAGGCCCACCCGAAACTACGCGCTACGTGGCAAACTGCGGCTGATGAGGTGCGTGAGGCGATAGTCCAATTAAGTGGGATGGCGCTTGCCCACAGTGTCGACGCATCGTCAGAACAGGCTGATTAG
- a CDS encoding ATP-binding protein, with product MAVFSDPDSAIAIPMHQHVAQLLRVLIFFCLLAVLVYTLAGPIDRSLIPLRLVVVIPLITAFLVALWLVRRQRLRQASWLLIGSLWVILTITATLSGGITAPAFAALPIVVVMSGVLLGRRWAWIIALLSIGVGSLFVLFAGRVLPPPFVHSPLSWLIAYGLYLLLGSYFIDRLVQHFHQSLRETEKELRERQATEQQLRVSEEKLARLFDLAPFAMIIVRLHDEVIINANAACREFFGVSSEQLIKQPISALHWSQLPSQWPTIAATLHQQGSVYGVEFSFQRRDNTTCFAQLAAEIVEMPEGLCAIVAMQDVTPLRRANERLVELAAHQEQLATLAREALANSNLDALFTVVAEQIGSTLPLSGIEIMEFDPEGDVRVHTVWGNVPTAPLSIAFLRSLPADHPGWSCLPKELADRVADLGLSGAALPIRGNERLFGLLVAYAAAPLDTEAVFFLRSVANVLAVALERLYAEQERHQIETQMLQAQKLESLGLLAGGIAHDFNNLLTGIMGHTSLALLDLHPNHELQPHLVAIDQAAQRAAELCSQLLAYAGRGQRSLEAVNLSTLVREMGGILHLPNHRSGHVTIHYDLATDLPSVVVEASQIRQVVLNLLTNAIEAIGDRGGSVTLRTGVVTLSATDLRRLNLTPTIPPGRYVTLTVSDTGVGMDEVTMRRIFDPFFSTKPKGHGLGLAAVQGIVRRHHGAIKVESTPGLGSSFTIYLPAAGKEVAVGPSPVTKPITLQGTALIADDDVAVRTTLRRILERAGMVTIEAGDGRSALTLLTESTIPITIALVDLAMPGMNGLELLDAIRRHELQLPVLLMSGNAEQVVTGKLPSDRYTDFLPKPYRSHDLLTKISQLIQNATRGIPLG from the coding sequence ATGGCTGTTTTTTCCGATCCAGACTCGGCAATTGCCATACCTATGCATCAGCATGTTGCTCAACTATTGCGTGTCTTGATCTTTTTTTGTCTCTTGGCGGTATTGGTGTATACCCTTGCCGGCCCGATCGATCGATCACTCATCCCCCTACGGCTCGTCGTTGTTATTCCCCTGATTACAGCATTTCTGGTAGCGCTCTGGTTAGTACGTCGGCAGCGTCTCCGCCAGGCAAGTTGGCTCCTCATCGGATCGTTGTGGGTCATCTTGACGATAACGGCTACCCTGAGTGGCGGGATAACCGCGCCGGCGTTTGCTGCATTGCCGATCGTTGTGGTGATGTCCGGGGTCTTGCTGGGTCGCCGGTGGGCCTGGATTATCGCGTTGCTTTCGATTGGGGTTGGAAGCCTATTCGTCCTGTTTGCCGGTCGGGTACTGCCACCGCCGTTCGTCCACTCACCCTTGTCATGGCTCATTGCGTATGGTCTGTACCTGTTGTTGGGCAGTTACTTCATTGACCGGTTGGTGCAGCATTTTCACCAATCGCTGCGGGAGACAGAGAAAGAACTGCGCGAACGGCAAGCAACCGAGCAACAACTGCGCGTATCGGAAGAGAAATTGGCTCGTCTTTTCGATCTTGCACCGTTTGCGATGATCATTGTGCGCTTGCACGACGAGGTGATCATCAATGCCAACGCAGCTTGCCGTGAGTTCTTTGGGGTAAGTAGTGAACAACTTATCAAACAGCCGATCAGCGCATTACACTGGTCACAATTGCCGTCTCAATGGCCGACGATTGCCGCAACGTTACACCAACAAGGCAGTGTGTACGGGGTCGAGTTTAGTTTTCAACGGCGTGATAATACGACCTGCTTTGCACAATTGGCGGCAGAAATTGTCGAGATGCCGGAAGGACTATGTGCCATTGTTGCTATGCAAGATGTGACACCACTACGACGGGCTAATGAGCGTTTGGTCGAATTGGCAGCTCACCAAGAGCAATTGGCAACGCTGGCCCGTGAAGCATTGGCCAACTCAAACCTTGATGCGCTGTTTACTGTTGTGGCTGAGCAGATAGGATCAACCTTACCGCTGAGCGGGATCGAGATTATGGAATTCGATCCTGAAGGGGATGTGCGCGTGCATACGGTTTGGGGGAACGTGCCAACTGCTCCCCTGTCAATCGCCTTCCTCCGTTCACTGCCTGCCGACCACCCCGGTTGGAGTTGCTTACCCAAAGAGTTAGCCGACCGTGTCGCAGATCTGGGGTTGTCCGGAGCTGCTTTGCCAATCCGTGGTAACGAACGGCTCTTCGGTCTTCTGGTAGCTTATGCTGCTGCCCCCCTTGATACGGAAGCTGTCTTTTTTCTGAGAAGCGTGGCAAATGTGTTGGCCGTTGCACTTGAACGCTTATATGCCGAACAAGAGCGTCACCAAATCGAGACCCAAATGTTACAGGCCCAGAAGCTTGAAAGTTTAGGGCTACTTGCCGGTGGAATTGCGCATGATTTCAATAATTTGCTCACCGGCATTATGGGACATACCAGTCTGGCGTTGCTCGATCTCCATCCTAACCATGAACTGCAACCGCACTTAGTGGCTATCGATCAAGCAGCCCAACGTGCTGCTGAGTTGTGTAGCCAACTCCTTGCTTACGCCGGGCGTGGTCAGCGCTCGCTCGAAGCAGTTAATTTGTCGACGTTGGTGCGCGAGATGGGGGGTATTTTACATTTACCGAATCATCGGAGTGGGCATGTAACGATACACTACGACTTGGCGACCGATCTGCCATCCGTTGTGGTTGAAGCCAGTCAGATACGCCAGGTGGTACTGAATTTATTGACAAATGCGATCGAAGCGATTGGCGATCGCGGAGGATCGGTTACGTTACGCACCGGCGTTGTCACCTTAAGTGCAACCGATCTACGCCGGCTGAACCTGACACCGACAATACCACCCGGACGGTATGTGACGTTAACGGTCAGTGATACCGGTGTTGGGATGGACGAAGTCACGATGCGTCGTATCTTCGACCCATTTTTCAGCACCAAACCGAAGGGTCACGGCTTGGGGTTGGCCGCCGTTCAAGGGATCGTTCGCCGCCACCATGGCGCTATCAAGGTCGAAAGTACTCCTGGTCTTGGTTCGAGCTTTACGATCTACTTGCCGGCGGCCGGCAAAGAAGTAGCAGTCGGTCCTAGTCCTGTCACCAAGCCGATTACGTTGCAAGGTACCGCTCTTATTGCTGATGATGACGTAGCCGTGCGCACAACACTGCGTCGGATTCTTGAGCGGGCCGGGATGGTGACGATTGAAGCAGGTGATGGACGGTCGGCGCTTACCCTCTTGACCGAGTCTACGATACCGATTACCATTGCGCTGGTCGATCTGGCTATGCCGGGGATGAATGGGCTTGAGTTGCTCGACGCGATCCGCCGGCACGAGCTACAGTTACCGGTCCTCTTGATGAGTGGGAACGCAGAGCAAGTAGTAACCGGCAAGCTTCCGAGTGATCGATACACCGATTTCTTACCTAAACCCTACCGCTCCCACGATCTGCTTACCAAAATAAGCCAATTAATCCAGAATGCCACGCGAGGTATCCCGTTGGGATGA